From the genome of Sphingobacterium kitahiroshimense, one region includes:
- a CDS encoding helix-turn-helix domain-containing protein: protein MDLLKQLIKNIDQNPDSILVIRQQTEQQLLAHQHDKGQLLLVYGGIAYLQTQERDYYIPSNHYIWIPGHFSHNLMFNTKDLQIINFYYPSQGDAGFYDELGIYPVSKLLSEMLVFSEKWQGDFFQGSWEFEFLNTVKNLLPKEHLKKFAIQLPVTDDTRLNAITNYLRSKISESLALEDIARTFGYSVRTLTRLFKSKLHISIVQYVKMLRVIRAMELMKDTDLTITEIAYEVGYSNISAFSNTFSQLTNMRPTDFKTM from the coding sequence ATGGATCTTTTGAAGCAGCTCATTAAGAATATCGATCAGAATCCCGATTCGATTTTGGTGATTCGTCAACAGACGGAACAGCAATTGCTCGCCCATCAGCATGATAAGGGGCAGCTTTTACTGGTTTACGGTGGGATTGCTTACCTGCAGACTCAGGAAAGGGACTATTATATTCCTTCTAATCATTATATCTGGATCCCGGGCCATTTTTCCCATAATCTGATGTTCAATACCAAGGATTTACAAATTATCAATTTTTACTACCCCAGTCAGGGTGATGCTGGTTTTTACGATGAACTGGGGATTTATCCGGTGAGTAAGCTCTTGTCCGAAATGCTCGTCTTCAGTGAAAAATGGCAGGGTGATTTTTTTCAGGGGTCCTGGGAATTTGAGTTTTTGAATACGGTGAAAAATCTGTTGCCGAAGGAGCATCTGAAGAAATTTGCAATTCAGCTTCCGGTTACTGATGACACCCGTCTGAATGCTATCACGAACTATTTACGTTCGAAAATAAGTGAATCTTTGGCGCTGGAGGACATTGCCAGAACTTTTGGCTATAGTGTAAGGACCTTAACGCGGTTGTTCAAAAGCAAATTGCATATTTCTATTGTGCAGTATGTGAAAATGCTCCGGGTGATCCGTGCGATGGAATTGATGAAGGACACGGATCTTACGATTACCGAAATTGCCTATGAAGTGGGCTATTCGAATATTTCGGCATTCAGTAATACATTTTCCCAGCTGACCAATATGCGTCCGACTGATTTTAAAACGATGTAA
- a CDS encoding aldo/keto reductase, whose amino-acid sequence MEYRKLGDSDLEISAITFGAWAAGGWMWGSTDRNDAIEAIKASYDVGVTAIDTAPIYGQGTSEEIVGEAIKGISRDKVQLLTKFGMRWDLAEGNLAMHSKNNAGEAIDIYKFAGKDSIIYECEQSLRRLGTDYIDLYQIHWPDTTTAISETFEAVGRLIEQGKVRYAGVCNYSASQMEEAEKTLKLVSNQVPFSMVNRGIEEETVSYCVVNNKSILAYSPLQRGLLTGKITTDYQFQPGDHRANLPHFQPEFIAKTNDLLAKIKPIADEHHATLAQLVLRWTIERAGITIALAGARNADQAVQNAQAIAIHLSQEEIDTINEFVSNF is encoded by the coding sequence ATGGAATACAGGAAATTAGGAGATAGTGATTTAGAGATTTCAGCGATTACTTTCGGTGCGTGGGCCGCTGGAGGTTGGATGTGGGGCAGTACGGATCGAAACGATGCAATCGAAGCGATCAAAGCTTCTTATGATGTCGGTGTAACGGCTATCGATACTGCACCGATCTATGGTCAGGGAACGAGTGAAGAAATCGTCGGTGAGGCGATTAAGGGAATTTCGCGGGATAAGGTCCAGCTATTGACCAAATTTGGCATGCGTTGGGATCTGGCAGAGGGGAATTTAGCAATGCATAGTAAAAACAATGCGGGTGAAGCGATCGATATCTACAAGTTTGCGGGGAAGGACAGTATTATTTACGAATGTGAACAGAGTTTACGCCGTCTAGGGACAGATTATATTGATCTGTATCAAATTCACTGGCCCGATACGACAACTGCAATAAGTGAAACGTTTGAAGCCGTAGGCCGGTTGATTGAACAGGGCAAGGTGCGCTATGCCGGTGTCTGTAATTATAGTGCCTCACAAATGGAGGAAGCTGAAAAAACGTTGAAATTGGTATCTAATCAAGTTCCTTTCAGTATGGTGAATCGAGGTATTGAAGAGGAAACCGTTTCTTACTGTGTGGTGAACAATAAATCGATTTTAGCTTATAGTCCATTACAAAGAGGGTTACTGACAGGTAAGATAACAACGGATTATCAATTTCAACCAGGAGACCACCGTGCAAATTTACCGCATTTTCAGCCTGAATTTATTGCTAAGACCAATGACTTACTGGCGAAAATAAAACCGATTGCTGATGAGCATCATGCTACCTTAGCCCAGTTGGTGTTGCGATGGACCATAGAAAGAGCGGGGATTACTATTGCTTTGGCAGGAGCAAGGAATGCAGATCAAGCGGTTCAAAATGCGCAGGCAATTGCGATCCATTTAAGTCAAGAAGAAATAGATACCATTAATGAATTTGTTAGTAATTTTTAG
- a CDS encoding DUF3861 domain-containing protein, whose amino-acid sequence MEKRNNAYQLELKEVSLKNGDAGTKSLHLNFDNHDDLFNIFEVISSKQIFDNKETATEFALGLKLFTEVMLKNKENPLFEDLRPAILEFMKKLKSS is encoded by the coding sequence ATGGAAAAAAGAAATAATGCTTATCAATTAGAATTAAAAGAAGTTAGTCTGAAGAATGGGGATGCGGGAACAAAATCTTTACATTTAAATTTTGATAATCATGATGATCTGTTCAACATTTTTGAGGTGATCAGTTCGAAACAGATTTTTGATAATAAGGAAACAGCGACTGAATTTGCTTTGGGACTGAAATTGTTTACGGAAGTTATGCTGAAAAACAAAGAAAATCCTTTGTTTGAGGATTTACGTCCGGCAATTTTAGAATTTATGAAGAAATTGAAAAGTAGTTAA
- a CDS encoding L-dopachrome tautomerase-related protein produces the protein MKWINNMVFVLTLFGIMDHTLAQQYHSDALIEAASFGKYRAIGVSVNTANRLFVAFPKQNTDYQYGLTEIVNGERVPYPNEEWNKPGEENGHFVSVQDLYVDANDFLWVLDSKPAPSGSIFGDKGEAAEGQFKLLKINTRTNQVEKRYNFDDLDKSKSGLNDVRVDVQKNKAYLSDPGQAAIVVLDLATGKTRQVLEKTSFTLADPDLILVYDGVEMRDKNGKPFMSNVNGIALTHDFKYFYFKPINKTHLYRIETKYLTDESLTEKELESKVEDMGDVGVTHGLIADKKGNIYLTNSLDYTIKYLSPDGQLHTLVQDSRLLWPDSLGIGTDGFLYFSCAQLPQDPNWSNGKNRTELPYRVFKVQLP, from the coding sequence ATGAAATGGATCAATAACATGGTCTTTGTACTGACTTTATTCGGAATTATGGATCATACTTTAGCTCAGCAATACCACAGCGATGCGCTGATAGAAGCCGCTTCTTTTGGGAAATATCGGGCCATTGGCGTAAGTGTAAACACTGCTAATCGGCTATTTGTGGCTTTTCCGAAACAAAATACCGATTATCAGTACGGATTAACAGAAATTGTGAACGGTGAGCGTGTTCCTTATCCGAATGAAGAATGGAATAAACCGGGCGAAGAAAACGGGCATTTTGTGAGCGTCCAGGATTTGTATGTTGATGCGAATGATTTTCTTTGGGTATTGGATTCGAAACCTGCACCATCAGGTTCTATTTTTGGTGATAAAGGTGAAGCTGCAGAAGGGCAGTTCAAATTATTAAAAATCAATACCCGGACAAATCAAGTTGAGAAGCGCTACAACTTTGATGATCTGGATAAATCTAAATCGGGTTTGAACGATGTGCGTGTTGATGTCCAAAAGAATAAAGCCTATCTATCAGATCCTGGTCAAGCGGCAATCGTTGTACTGGATTTAGCAACAGGGAAAACACGTCAAGTTTTAGAAAAGACATCTTTTACTTTAGCCGATCCTGATCTGATACTTGTGTATGATGGAGTGGAAATGCGGGATAAAAACGGTAAACCGTTTATGTCAAATGTGAATGGTATTGCTTTAACGCATGATTTTAAATATTTTTATTTTAAACCGATTAATAAAACACATTTATATCGCATCGAAACGAAATATTTGACCGATGAATCTTTGACCGAGAAAGAATTGGAGTCGAAAGTTGAAGATATGGGGGATGTGGGTGTAACACATGGACTGATTGCCGATAAAAAGGGCAATATTTATTTAACCAATTCCTTGGACTATACCATTAAGTATTTAAGTCCAGATGGTCAGTTGCATACTTTAGTACAGGATTCAAGGTTACTCTGGCCAGATTCACTAGGCATCGGAACAGATGGCTTTCTGTATTTTTCTTGTGCTCAACTTCCACAGGATCCAAATTGGAGCAATGGAAAGAACAGAACGGAATTACCGTATCGTGTCTTCAAAGTCCAATTACCTTAA